The Scleropages formosus chromosome 15, fSclFor1.1, whole genome shotgun sequence genomic sequence gtgggtcgggggtttcagtcctgcttggagcgccttgcgacggaccggcgtcctgtccgggatgtgtcccctctggTCTGTGCTGTGTCTGTGCTGCGTCTATGTgttacagctgctccctttggacccagcagttgcaggttcaaatcccaccttgagttgtaatactcttgagcaaggtacttaccctaaaattcctccagtggaaaaagaagaattcccagctgtaaaaatggggaaatagcttaacattgtaagctgctttggagaaaagcatcatctatttccaatcccgcttgtcctaatagggtagcagtggcagcagggagagcagaaaggcccagccgcccctgtcccctgcaacttcctccagctcaacctgggggatccccagccgttcccaggccaactgtgagatataatccctccagcgggtcctggaaCCACccgcctgaaccacctcaattggctcctatcaatgtggaggagtagcagctctactctgagttcctcccagatgtccgaacttctcaccctgtcacggagagtgagtctcAACACCCTGcgaagaaaactcattttggccacttgtatccgcgattttattctttcggtcatcacccaaagttgatgaccataggtgagggtagggacgtagatcgaccggtaaatggaaagcttcgccttatggctcagctcccccttcaccactacagtctggtacagcaaccgcattacaactgccgctgctcccagtctgtggccgatctcacgctcccttcttccctcactcgtgaacaagaccccaagatacttgaactcctccacctggagcaaaaactttccccttacctggagggggcatgccatccttttccaggagagaaccatggactcaaactttgaggtgctgatcctcatcccaaccgcttcacactcggctgcaaaccgttccagcaCATGTTGGAAgcaaccatgtgacagtgccaaaaggacaacatcatccgcaaaaagcagaggcgtcaccttccgactcccacacagaatgccctcctggccttgactgcgccttgatatcctgtccgtgaaaaccacaaacaggagtggagacaaggcacaaccttggcggagtctaacacccacattgaacgggcttgagtTAATGCTGAGTAtacggacacagctttcgctccgtatgtacagagaccgaatggcccgcagtagtggccccggtacctcATACTCCTTAAGCagctcccacagaatttcccagggaacatggTCATTGGCcgtctccaagtccacaaagcgcatgtagactggattagcgaccTCCCATGCCCCTttagttatctgtgagagggtaaaaagctggtccactgttccacagccagggcagaatccgcattgttcctcttcaatctgaggttcaactattggccggagcctcctctccagcaccctggcatagactttcccagggagtctgagaagtgtgatgccccgatagctggaacacactctccgctcccctttcttaaagatagggaccaccaccccagtttgccaatccaaaggcaccatccccgaggtccatgcaacattgcagaggtgtgtcagccataaCAGCCTTGCAACATcaagggccttaagcagttgcagccggatctcatccacccacCCCTTTGCTTTGCCACTacggagcttaccaactacctcagtgacttccatcagggacatggactctgacagcccgaaagcctctggccttgactcctgtaagggaggcatatcactcgggtttaagagttcttcaaagtgctccttccacctcccgacaatgtcctcatcagaggtcagagtttctccactcttgctgaacacagcctgagcgaaactcctccgaccccttctgagctgccggatggttctccagaacctctttgaagccaaccGATAGTTgctttccatagcctctccaaactcctcccatacACCAgatttttgcttctgcaaccgcagctgcctttttcgcctcccggtacctgtctgctgagtcacgAGTCCCCAGAGTCAAGCAGGCcgtaaaggcctccttcttcagcttgacggcttccctcaccaccggtgtccaccagcgggttctcgggttgccgccctggctggcaccaacaagcttttggccacagctgtgcctggatgcttccacaatggaggttttgaacagggtccattcaagactccatgtcccctatcTCCTCCAGttcatgggagaagctctcccaaaggtgcgagttaaaatcattccggacaaggtcctctgacagtcgttcccagcacaccctcattaaacgtctgagcctaccgggtctgtccatcagttttccccgccatctgatccaactcaccactagatggtgatcagctgacagctcagTACCTCAAGTCAcacgagtgtccagaacatgtggcctcaagtcagaagaaatgactacaaagtcaatcattgacctttggcccaaggagctctggtaccaagtacactcatgagcatccttgtgttcgaacatgatgtttgttatggacaaaccatgactagcacagaagtccaataacatttcaccattcgtgTTCAGATCAGGCAAATTGTTCTTCCCcttgccagatttcccagtgattgccaacgtgagcactgaagtcctccagcaggactatggagtctgtaggtggggcccagtccagaaccccacccaccctctccaagaaggccgaatactctgaactgatgtttggtgcataagcacacacaacagtcaaagttttcgtCTCTGCGACCCtcagtcgcattgaggcgaccctctcttccaccggggcaaactgcaactgtatggcagccagccggaggcttgtgagtatccccacatccgcccagcgcctctcaccctgtgcaactcctgagtaggagagggaccaccccctatcgaggagtttggttccagagccaatactgtgagtggaggtgagctcaactatatctagttggtatttctcaacctcccgcaccagttccggctccttccccccagtgaggtaacattccacgtaccaagggccagtttctgtcgcgaggTGCTGCGACAGCATGctccaccccgccccctccagctgcctggtacacattgcacccaatCCCcgtgttggaccttgcaggtggtgggcccacatggcccccccccatgatgcctttttgggctgagcccggccgggttacgtgggttgcccggccaccaggcgctcacctaggaacactacccccaggcctggctctgGGGGtgggtcccggtgaccctattccgggcagggtaaatgttcttttgttcccattttccataggggtttttcCGATTGTGTTAGTCTCGATcgtcactccagacctgttctcCTTAGGAGACCCTACCgggagcatactgctcctgacgaaacagctctggagatccctacatcacgcaagcccttccgccacaccAAGGCCTCGATCCAGGaaggaagaaaagcatcagctaaaagaagaAACTTAAGAATGATGACTATATCATGGCAAACACAAACTGCTTTCATTCTGCAACAAGcatgttggtaccctgctgGTTTGGTTGGTTTGGTTTAGTTGGTGGACATGTTGGATTGGTGGGTTCAGTGTGTTGATTTGGTTGACGGGTGTGTTAGTTTGGTCTGATGGTTTGGTGGGTtcggtgtgttggtttggtttgttggtttggtgtgATCAGTGAGTTAGTTTGGTTGATGGGTGTGTTGGAGAAGGTAGCTAAGCCTCTTGGTCTCGGGTTATGGAGATGTCTGTTGGCTACTCTgaatgttctctgtggcttcatgtttggttggactgggtctttgtgtacaacTGTTGATaaatacgcatggggtataacatcttgtcctgtgtatcttgaataaatttttcaagaaaactaagtgatgaaaatacaattgaaacaaaatactgcagaaaatattactTTCTTTGACAGTCCAGGACTGCAACATTTGCCGTACAAACAGTCTGTGTACCTCCACTGATACTAGTGATCTATGAGCAAGTTAAGTTTGTTTGTTAGCCCCTTAGCTTAGACATACACATTAGCATCCTACCTGCTTCTCCTTGCTCTCTACCTCCACCAAGTCAGCGCCACGGTCAACGCAGTCGGCACGTGCATCGGGCCAGCTTTTCCTTCTAGTACCTTCCGAAGCAGAGAAGAAGTAACACCTGGAACTGGACAGCCTCCATCCCACAGGGCACATTGCACAGCTTCTCTCTgcagcaacaataaaaaaacttaaaatgaagCTTGGATTTTAAGCATGGTCCTCTGCAACTTCGGcactcatttaaatttatatttgttcattattcacATACAATCAGTCGATTAAAATTAACTAAATGACAGCTGACAAGCTTTAGGAAAAACATACAACTATCATAGCACATCCTGATTGTTTGACACTGCCATTTTTCCAGAACACATTACTCGGGTAGCTGTCTAGAAAGGAGTTTCAACTGGCAAATGAAGCATATTATTATGCCAGATGGTGTTGGAGAAATTTATGTAGGTGCCAGAGACTGCGAGTGAAAATGGTTGCAAGAGATAATGGGTTTTGAAACCTTTTCTgcatgctgaaagggattcagcagttctgaagaacCAAGAGTTCATTCTGTCATGATGGTGCCAAAACCAAGATCCAACAAGCTTTCAGTTTCGTACTGAAAATATGGCAAGAAAACCATGAGTAGTACTTTGGCTGGGGTGTAGGGATTGACCAGATAGATCCTGTTGACATTATCTTCTAGGCCATAAGTCAGTAAGACAATGCCTACAGGTAAATCTAGGTACACAGGTAAAGAAAGTCTATGGAGCTAGATGGAGCTGATGGAGAAAGACAAGAATGGGAGACATGTGGAAATACTTAAATAAAGGTTGAAAACAACTTGTACAGGAGCATTAGAAGCCAGAGAGGAGGGAGTTGCGATAGTCCAAGTGAGAAATCACAAGTCTGGACCAGGAGATGTCACATCACCAAGATGTTCAGTTGGATTAAAAAACAGGTGGGCCAGCAGGAAGATACATCTTAGAAAGGTGAAGTTATAGATACTGAACTTtcttctgagtgagaggagatACATACAGTATCTGCTGACTGACAGAAAAGAAGAGGCAAAGCTGTATGTAATTTGCTTAGCAGTGGTAGAAGAAACTGAGGCAATGATGAAGCCAAGTGAAACTGTATCAATGAAGAAGAGCAAGGGGCCCAACACTGAGCTCTGTGGAATCCCTGCAGAGACTGTGGAGAACAGTTCATTTCCAGTGAGGAACATCTGGTGTTGACTATGTCAAATGCTCAAAAAGGTGAAGAAGAATGAGAAGTAAAGGAGAGCCAGGCAGCTCTATCAGCCCGGAGATCTTCTCACACTGAGCGGTGAAGTCTCAATGGAATGACAGATTTTACATCCAGACTGATATCAGTCGAGATCAGTGTGGACACCGAATGCAGACATGGCTGCAAAGTGTACATGGaaagattttgaaaaagaaaagaagagagagGCATGTTCATAATTCTGGACTGAGTTTGGGATGGAGATAGTTTCTTCAGCAATGGTGATATTCTTGCCTTGCTCAGTGATGCGCAACTGCaacttcctcttctcctcctgcagatTTTCCTTCTCTCTGCGCAATTCTTTAATCTCTTCAGTGAATGTACGTCTCCTTCGTTCCATGCCAACTACGGTATCAATTACATCATGGTGGTCCAGGCGCAGCTCATTCATGGTTGCTTCCAGCTTGCTGTAGTTGGCTCTCAGGCTCTCCAGCTCAGCACTGGGAAGGACCTCACCTTTGTCTGTAAACAGAGAGCAGCAGTGTCAGATCAAGATTACTTCAGATTACAATGCAACAGTTCTGTTGAAGCACATAAGCATCATAAACATTACATATTGTAATGATCCGCGTTACtgattcaatgtaaatagttgcattatgggaaataatgttaaatgtgtaaccactgggggcacttaggggaaaatgatggggtgaccatgtctCCCAGCGTGTTGGGGAGAATCTAGGGATActaggcaggctggctgtaagcgcaggtccgggaggaaacggggtcctcggaccgaaaGCATCATTTCTCTTGTGCTAGTGTTTAAATAAATCGTTCGTTACGAATGCTgtctccgcgtccttcttcaccccatccaaacccatggcactCTGTGCCACATTGCTGTCAGAGTGGGATGGGACAGGACAATAAGATGCTGGATTGGGGAGCAGCTGAACACCAAGCACGAAGAAGGGGTGAACAGCGAGACGGAAGAAGAGCATCCAGTAGAAGAAGTGCCTACGACGGTGGAGGTCGAGGTGGACGAGCTGTGGCggagcacgggtgtccaggggACGCTGGGGCGAGGACAgcggagaagagctgcgaggtgccgctGGAGACGGGCGAGCAGGTCGAGTAGAGTCTCCCTGCGCCCAGAGAaggagcggcaggaagaggcagcaaACCGCTGTCGACCGTGGAGGCGGAGGAAAGTCGCCCCGCGAAGAGCGCCGCTTTCCCGAGCAGGACGGACGCCGTGCTGGACGACGCGGAGCAGTGTGCctcgtctgtggacaggcagagCTCCGTGTCGGAGATGAGCGAAACCGCCGACGCTAATTCTCCCGCGGAACGGGAGTCCGTCACTTTCGGGGAGAAAGCGCCCAGCCTGCCTGAAGCCCCAGCAAGCGTTGTTAAAGAGCGGCGCGGTGGAACAAACGCCACAAGGGCTGCGCAACAAGAAGCGGCAAGTTTTACGAGTGTCGCGGCGGACTCAGCGTGCGACGAATCGACGGAGGTGAGAGAGGCAAGCAGGGGGGCTTTGCCGGGTCCTTTGCCGGAAGACGGCTGAGCAGCGAGGCGCGCGGCAAGACGACGGGAGGCGCGAAAAAGATGTTCGCCCCCGACAACGGAGCTGGAGCAACGTGGAGCGGCTGCGGGGAGCCGTCGCGAAGGTCTCACGGAAGCCAGTCAGCGGCAGGGAGCTCAAGACGGTCAGGGAAAGCCACGTGGGCGCCGCCATGTTTGGAACGCGCCATGTGCGAGTGAGGGAGTCGTGCGGGGACCGAGGCCGGTTGGACAGGGGACGAGGGTGGCCACCCCGACCCCCGAGCGCACCGCCATGGGGGTCTCTTGCAAGTTTCCCCGGCCCAACCACCAGCGGTGAGCGTCTGGGACCTGCAATCCCAACCGGATGTGCGCGAGAACAGCGCTGGACGTTGGGACActtgtggggcaggcagcagcggggacgctgctattctttttgatGGGGAGCTAtgtaatgacctgcgttactgATTCAATGTaaacagttgcattatgggaaataatgttaaatgtgtgtgtgtgtaaccactgggggcacttaggggaaaaatggtagggtgaccgtgtctcccagtGGGTTGGGAGAGTCTGGGTGTACTAGACAGGCTGGCtataagcgcaggtcctggagaaaaTGGGGTCCTCTGACCAAGCGCATCATTTCCCTTGTCCTAGTATTCGAATAAAtggttcgttatgaacgctgtcTCCCCATCCTTCTTCACTCTATCCAAACTCATGGCGCTCTGCgccacaatatttatttatttagcagacacttttctccaatgaactctatgtagtgctatcagcccacacatcttattcatcaaggtgacttacactgccagatacactacttacattgggtcactcatccatacatcagtggaacacacacacattctccctctctctctctgtcactcatacactatgggagacctgaacagcatgtctttggagtgtgggaggaaacctatacagacacggggagaacatgcaaactccacacagacacagcggcgatcaaacccacatcctctcgcaccacccaggtgttgtgagacagcatcaTTACTTGATGGGCCACCATCCACTTAATGactcatctcatcttctgtcccgcttgtcctaatagggttgCGGTcacagcagggagagcagaaaagcccagccgcccctgtcccccgcaacttcctccagctcagcctgggggatccccagccgttcccaggccaactgtgagatataatccctccagcgggtcctggaaCCACccgcctgaaccacctcaattggctcctatcaatgtggaggagtagcagctctactctgagttcctcccagatgtccgaacttctcaccctgtcacggagagtgagtctcAACACCCTGcgaagaaaactcattttggccacttgtatccgcgattttattctttcggtcatcacccaaagttgatgaccataggtgagggtagggacgtagatcgaccggtaaatggaaagcttcgccttatggctcagctcccccttcaccactacagtctggtacagcaaccgcattacaactgccgctgctcccagtctgtggccgatctcacgctcccttcttccctcactcgtgaacaagaccccaagatacttgaactcctccacctggagcaaaaactttccccttacctggagggggcatgccatccttttccaggagagaaccatggactcaaactttgaggtgctgatcctcatcccaaccgcttcacactcggctgcaaaccgttccagcaCATGTTGGAAgcaaccatgtgacagtgccaaaaggacaacatcatccgcaaaaagcagaggcgtcaccttccgactcccacacagaatgccctcctggccttgactgcgccttgatatcctgtccgtgaaaaccacaaacaggagtggagacaaggcacaaccttggcggagtctaacacccacattgaacgggcttgagtTAATGCTGAGTAtacggacacagctttcgctccgtatgtacagagaccgaatggcccgcagtagtggccccggtacctcATACTCCTTAAGCagctcccacagaatttcccagggaacatggTCATTGGCcgtctccaagtccacaaagcgcatgtagactggattagcgaccTCCCATGCCCCTttagttatctgtgagagggtaaaaagctggtccactgttccacagccagggcagaatccgcattgttcctcttcaatctgaggttcaactatcggccggagcctcctctccagcaccctggcatagactttcccagggagtctgagaagtgtgatgccccgatagctggaacacactctccgctcccctttcttaaagatagggaccaccaccccagtttgccaatccaaaggcaccatccccgaggtccatgcaacattgcagaggtgtgtcagccataaCAGCCTTGCAACATcaagggccttaagcagttgcagccggatctcatccacccacCCCTTTGCTTTGCCACTacggagcttaccaactacctcagtgacttccatcagggacatggactctgacagcccgaaagcctctgaccttgactcctgtaagggaggcatatcactcgggtttaagagttcttcaaagtgctccttccacctcccgacaatgtcctcatcagaggtcagagtttctccactcttgctgaacacagcctgagcgaaactcctccgaccccttctgagctgccggatggttctccagaacctctttgaagccaaccGATAGTTgctttccatagcctctccaaactcctcccatacACCAgatttttgcttctgcaaccgcagctgcctttttcgcctcccggtacctgtctgctgagtcacgAGTCCCCAGAGTCAAGCAGGCcgtaaaggcctccttcttcagcttgacggcttccctcaccaccggtgtccaccagcgggttctcgggttgccgccctggctggcaccaacaagcttttggccacagctgtgcctggatgcttccacaatggaggttttgaacagggtccattcaagactccatgtcccctacctcctccagttcatgggagaagctctcccaaaggtgcgagttaaaatcattccggacaaggtcctctgacagtcgttcccagcacaccctcattaaacgtctgagcctaccgggtctgtccatcagttttccccgccatctgatccaactcaccactagatggtgatcagctgacagctcagTACCTCAAGTCAcacgagtgtccagaacatgtggcctcaagtcagaagaaatgactacaaagtcaatcattgacctttggcccaaggagctctggtaccaagtacactcatgagcatccttgtgttcgaacatgatgtttgttatggacaaaccatgactagcacagaagtccaataacatttcaccattcgtgTTCAGATCAGGCAAATTGTTCTTCCCcttgccagatttcccagtgattgccaacgtgagcactgaagtcctccagcaggactatggagtctgtaggtggggcccagtccagaaccccacccaccctctccaagaaggccgaatactctgaactgatgtttggtgcataagcacacacaacagtcaaagttttcgtCTCTGCGACCCtcagtcgcattgaggcgaccctctcttccaccggggcaaactgcaactgtatggcagccagccggaggcttgtgagtatccccacatccgcccagcgcctctcaccctgtgcaactcctgagtaggagagggaccaccccctatcgaggagtttggttccagagccaatactgtgagtggaggtgagctcaactatatctagttggtatttctcaacctcccgcaccagttccggctccttccccccagtgaggtaacattccacgtaccaagggccagtttctgtcgcgaggTGCTGCGACAGCATGctccaccccgccccctccagctgcctggtacacattgcacccaagccccatgctggaccttgcaggtggtgggcccacatggcccctcACGATGCcgtttcgggctgagcccagcgcttgcctaggaacactacccccaggcctggctccagggataggtcccggtgaccctattccgggcaggataaacgatctcctgtttactttttccatggaggtttttggatcgtgttagtctgcatcttcactccagaccttgggagaccctaccaggagcatagtgctcccgacgacatagctctggagatccctagatcacgcaagcccttctgccacgccaaggccccgatccaagAAGGGCACTTAATGACTATGATgcttaaatgaacaaatgagtcCTGGTGTGTCCTCTGACCCTTCGATGATGTCATACTCACAACGAACACACAGGGTTATGATGGCTATCATTAAGATGGCACAAAGTAAGCCCAGAATTCCTGTGGCAATTTGGTAGCGTCTTGCTTTATGCTCCGCGCTCCCTTTGGACATGGACACtggaaagagtgaaaaaaaaaaagttaaatggtATTGGATAGACCCAGGAATTTACTCTGCACAttttacacagactgaacacAAATGGAAACTGTTTTCCGCATATGTTAACAATGTTTCGAAAACACTGATTTCATTTCACTAAACTTTTGTGCAAGTAAACACCTCATTCTACCCAGGGGCTCAAAGAATTCCAATTTGAAAATAGACGGTATAAAACTTTGGATAGGAATTATGATATCCTCACCATTTATTCAGCAATGTGTGAAGGATGGactgtatttgcttatttgggGGGACTGCAGTTTTACAATTCAGGTTACATCCCAGAATTCCATTTCCAGTATACTTTAACAATAAATGACACAGCAAAATAACACGgtaatattttactggaaatatttttcttctctgtctTTAAACATGACTCTTTCTTTGCATTTGATGTCATTTCCCAGATCTGCGACAAGTAGAGAGAGTTTGACTTTGAAGTGGTTGGATTCAAAGTCCATTTCTACCAAAAAGCAAACATGGAAAGCAAGaaacattactgaaaattaaatactatCATTTACTGGGTGAGAAAAAGTAAGCATCTTAATAATTTATCATTACTGATTCACACAGACCCACATCTAAATTGGCATGTGTttgataatatatttaaaatacacaaagtacTAATACATATTTTGAAACATATTACACGTGAGAGATAAACTTAACGCATTCAATGAGAATTAAATCCGACCAGATACTTTGGtgtaagagtaaatatttaaataataaaagtaaatattttgctgaaagGACTTTTGCTCAGAACACGGAGAAAACAGCACGTAGAACTTACAGTAGTTATTACCCTCGATGTTTAAGTTGTGGGTCGGTACTTCTGCACTACTCTCATCCTGGATCAGTGTGGTGTACATTCCTTCTTGCTTGTCCATGGTCAATCTGGACACACTCTCTGGTATTTTTGTGTTCCACCACAGTCTCGGCGTAGGCACAGTTGACCGTGTTCACC encodes the following:
- the LOC114912289 gene encoding CD209 antigen-like protein E isoform X1, translating into MDKQEGMYTTLIQDESSAEVPTHNLNIEGNNYLSMSKGSAEHKARRYQIATGILGLLCAILMIAIITLCVRYKGEVLPSAELESLRANYSKLEATMNELRLDHHDVIDTVVGMERRRRTFTEEIKELRREKENLQEEKRKLQLRITEQERSCAMCPVGWRLSSSRCYFFSASEGTRRKSWPDARADCVDRGADLVEVESKEKQTYLSRVIEGIELRDPHVWHLTGFWMGLRDIHTEGVWKWLNGTELTVGYWMDGEPNDQYSTEDCAATYLKPNPLKSWNDAPCSTKLYWICEKGQKKP
- the LOC114912289 gene encoding CD209 antigen-like protein C isoform X2; this translates as MSKGSAEHKARRYQIATGILGLLCAILMIAIITLCVRYKGEVLPSAELESLRANYSKLEATMNELRLDHHDVIDTVVGMERRRRTFTEEIKELRREKENLQEEKRKLQLRITEQERSCAMCPVGWRLSSSRCYFFSASEGTRRKSWPDARADCVDRGADLVEVESKEKQTYLSRVIEGIELRDPHVWHLTGFWMGLRDIHTEGVWKWLNGTELTVGYWMDGEPNDQYSTEDCAATYLKPNPLKSWNDAPCSTKLYWICEKGQKKP